The following proteins come from a genomic window of Geomonas sp. RF6:
- a CDS encoding DJ-1/PfpI family protein, with product MVEKKRVAILIIDDVEVLDFAGPFEVFSVTNEVNGYGLMEIFTVSGEKREVRARNGLSVIPHYALGEAPVPDILIIPGGSGTRPLLHDNEVLSWIVTSAQGAERVLSVCTGALLLGKAGLLNGLRCTTHHSAFGLLAEIAPESEVLRDARFVDEGKVVTSAGISAGIDMSLHVVASLFGKEVAQGTAAYMEYPFP from the coding sequence GTGGTAGAGAAAAAGAGGGTAGCCATTCTCATAATCGATGATGTGGAGGTTCTGGACTTTGCCGGTCCGTTCGAAGTCTTTTCCGTCACCAATGAAGTGAATGGATATGGTCTTATGGAGATCTTCACCGTGTCGGGAGAGAAGAGGGAGGTACGAGCCCGAAACGGGCTGTCGGTGATCCCGCACTACGCCCTCGGGGAGGCGCCGGTGCCGGACATTCTGATCATCCCTGGTGGCAGCGGGACGCGTCCCCTCCTGCACGACAACGAGGTCCTCTCCTGGATCGTCACATCGGCACAGGGGGCCGAGAGGGTGCTTTCGGTCTGTACCGGGGCACTGCTCCTCGGGAAGGCGGGTCTTCTGAACGGGCTGCGATGCACCACCCATCACAGTGCTTTCGGGCTCCTCGCCGAGATAGCTCCCGAAAGCGAGGTCTTGCGTGACGCACGCTTTGTGGATGAAGGGAAGGTGGTGACCTCAGCCGGAATCAGCGCGGGAATAGACATGAGCCTCCACGTCGTCGCCTCCCTTTTCGGGAAAGAAGTCGCGCAAGGGACGGCAGCCTACATGGAGTACCCCTTTCCATAG
- a CDS encoding SDR family NAD(P)-dependent oxidoreductase, translating into MAKIRDMAVVVTGASSGIGRAVALHVAAKGGTVWLVARNRKSLQVVANECRSKGGMAVELPADVTHAEQMHDVARRMVEYCGRIDVWINNAAVFIMGRLEEIPSQAVRRVLDVDLLGYFHGAQAAISVFREQGHGLLINIGSVAGLSGQPFAAPYVAAKAGIEGLSKSLRMELRDVPGIRVCTMRFPSIDTPLFGHAANYTGLEVRPLKPVLAAEAAARAVLRLIRHPRNSAYLGCRAPLLTRIAMMPGIGEKIMATKVDREQLGPEQAATHDGNLYHPPDDNSVSGGWRGGKAPARGIALASAALVLGFFAARRMARA; encoded by the coding sequence ATGGCAAAGATTCGCGATATGGCAGTCGTCGTCACCGGAGCATCGAGCGGCATCGGCAGAGCGGTCGCCCTCCATGTCGCTGCGAAGGGGGGTACGGTCTGGCTCGTTGCCCGAAACAGAAAGTCGTTGCAGGTAGTAGCCAACGAATGCCGCAGCAAGGGGGGGATGGCAGTAGAACTGCCGGCCGACGTCACCCACGCCGAACAGATGCACGACGTGGCCCGACGGATGGTGGAATACTGCGGTCGCATCGACGTCTGGATCAATAATGCCGCTGTCTTCATCATGGGACGACTGGAGGAAATCCCCTCCCAGGCGGTACGGCGGGTGCTGGATGTCGATCTCCTCGGCTACTTCCACGGGGCACAGGCCGCCATCTCGGTCTTCCGGGAGCAGGGTCACGGCCTCCTCATCAACATCGGCTCCGTTGCAGGGCTGAGCGGCCAGCCATTCGCAGCCCCTTACGTCGCCGCCAAAGCCGGGATCGAGGGTCTGTCAAAGTCGTTGCGCATGGAGCTAAGGGACGTGCCGGGGATCCGGGTATGCACCATGCGCTTTCCCTCCATCGATACTCCGCTTTTTGGGCACGCCGCGAACTATACCGGACTCGAAGTGCGACCGCTTAAACCGGTTCTCGCGGCTGAAGCCGCCGCACGAGCCGTATTGCGGCTGATCCGGCACCCAAGAAACAGCGCCTATCTCGGCTGCAGAGCCCCTCTCCTCACGCGGATAGCAATGATGCCGGGAATCGGAGAAAAAATAATGGCGACCAAGGTAGACCGGGAACAGTTGGGTCCGGAGCAGGCGGCAACGCACGATGGGAACCTTTATCATCCGCCGGATGACAATTCCGTGTCGGGTGGATGGAGGGGTGGCAAAGCGCCCGCCCGCGGGATAGCTCTTGCCTCGGCCGCACTGGTTCTCGGGTTTTTCGCCGCGAGGCGCATGGCGCGGGCATGA
- a CDS encoding alpha/beta fold hydrolase: MVDDCTETSCGTIYARRGGIDLAGTPVILVHGLVVTSRYMIPLASRLAAYFPVYALDLPGYGNSSKPALPSGMTELADAIEAWLEAKRFSRVHLVGNSMGCQVIADFATRFPSRVDRIVFLGPTVDPHARSFWRQLWRQMENALYQKPLLPVIAADYSTVGFRRSVAITAITLNDREEEKLPRIPVPVLVVRGSRDPVCPQRWAEEAVRLLPRGELRIIPGGQHVLNFSMPREVVRVMLPFLHAEADIFS, translated from the coding sequence TTGGTCGATGACTGTACCGAGACGTCGTGCGGCACTATCTACGCCCGGCGCGGCGGGATCGATCTGGCGGGAACGCCCGTCATCCTCGTGCACGGGCTGGTAGTCACCAGCCGCTACATGATCCCGCTCGCGTCGCGCCTCGCGGCGTACTTCCCCGTCTACGCTCTCGACCTCCCCGGCTACGGCAATAGTTCCAAGCCGGCTCTCCCTTCAGGGATGACAGAGTTGGCTGACGCCATCGAGGCGTGGTTGGAGGCAAAGCGATTCTCCCGTGTCCACCTGGTCGGCAACTCCATGGGGTGCCAGGTCATCGCCGACTTTGCCACCCGCTTCCCGTCCCGCGTCGACCGCATCGTTTTCCTCGGGCCGACAGTCGACCCGCACGCACGCTCCTTCTGGCGTCAACTCTGGCGGCAAATGGAAAACGCGCTTTACCAGAAGCCTCTCCTGCCGGTCATCGCTGCCGACTACTCTACCGTCGGCTTCAGGCGCTCCGTCGCCATTACCGCCATCACCCTCAACGACAGAGAAGAGGAGAAACTCCCCCGCATCCCTGTCCCCGTCCTGGTTGTAAGAGGTTCTCGCGACCCGGTCTGCCCCCAGAGATGGGCAGAGGAAGCGGTGCGCCTCCTCCCCCGCGGGGAGCTGCGCATTATCCCCGGCGGGCAGCATGTCCTCAACTTCAGCATGCCTCGGGAGGTCGTACGCGTGATGCTCCCCTTCCTTCATGCTGAGGCTGACATCTTTTCCTGA
- a CDS encoding FAD-dependent oxidoreductase — protein MQERIVVIGANAAGAKAAAKAKRINPSAQVTVVDRGSFISYGACGIPYYISDTVADVKDLMSTPVGVVRDVPFFRKVKGVEVLIRTEAIGVERQKKLVHLVELESGRTFTLPYDTLILATGSSPLVPPLSGLDLSGIVTVKSIEDAQRLKELAQPGKRACVVGGGLIGLETAEAFQMKGMEVTVVEMREQLLPGLFDPEMAYLVEKKLRQSGVEVHTSCSLTGFTGKGSVASVLTSTGEIPTDLVVLSLGVKPNGELAQGAGLETGVKGAIAVDDHMRTSDPDIYACGDCCECTHLVTGKKVYLPLGSTANKQGRVAGINAAGGDARFQGVIGTGIIRVLSINAGRTGLTEAQARAEGYEVATVLSPAPDRAHFFPGAKPIALKLVADRGTGRLLGLQAVGEGAVDKRVDAAATAITFRATAEQISQLDLAYAPPYSAAMDNLIVAADILKNKISGEARGISPMEVKRKLDEGEDFVLLDVRSPAEHAEVAIEGAKLIPLGMLREKLDTLPKDKEIVTFCKISLRGYEAQKILDAAGFPRTSFMDGGILTWPYQLIRPQG, from the coding sequence ATGCAAGAGCGTATCGTGGTCATCGGCGCAAACGCCGCCGGGGCGAAGGCAGCCGCCAAGGCGAAACGAATAAACCCTTCCGCTCAGGTCACAGTTGTCGACCGCGGAAGCTTCATATCGTATGGCGCCTGCGGCATTCCCTACTACATCTCCGACACGGTCGCGGACGTGAAGGATCTGATGTCGACCCCGGTGGGGGTCGTCCGCGACGTCCCCTTCTTCAGGAAGGTGAAGGGGGTCGAGGTCCTCATCAGGACCGAAGCGATCGGGGTGGAGCGCCAGAAAAAGCTGGTGCACCTTGTCGAGCTGGAAAGCGGGCGAACCTTCACCCTCCCCTACGACACACTCATCCTGGCGACCGGCAGTTCCCCCCTCGTCCCTCCCCTTTCCGGTCTTGACCTCTCAGGGATCGTCACGGTGAAGTCGATAGAGGACGCGCAGCGCCTGAAGGAATTGGCACAACCGGGGAAGCGGGCCTGCGTTGTAGGGGGGGGACTGATCGGGCTGGAGACGGCTGAGGCCTTTCAGATGAAGGGGATGGAGGTCACCGTTGTGGAGATGCGGGAGCAGCTACTCCCTGGTCTGTTCGATCCCGAGATGGCCTATCTGGTGGAGAAGAAACTCCGTCAAAGCGGCGTGGAGGTACATACATCCTGCAGCCTCACGGGGTTCACCGGAAAGGGAAGCGTTGCCTCCGTTCTCACCAGCACGGGTGAAATCCCCACTGACCTGGTCGTACTGTCCCTTGGGGTGAAGCCGAACGGCGAGCTCGCACAGGGGGCAGGGCTGGAGACGGGTGTGAAAGGTGCGATAGCGGTCGACGACCATATGCGCACCAGCGATCCCGACATCTATGCCTGCGGAGATTGCTGCGAATGCACCCACCTCGTGACAGGAAAAAAGGTCTATCTCCCACTCGGCAGCACTGCCAACAAACAGGGGCGGGTGGCGGGGATCAACGCAGCTGGGGGTGACGCCAGGTTTCAAGGAGTGATCGGCACGGGCATCATCAGGGTGTTGAGCATAAATGCCGGCAGGACAGGACTGACCGAGGCGCAGGCCAGGGCGGAAGGGTACGAGGTGGCGACGGTCCTCTCCCCTGCCCCGGATCGCGCACACTTCTTTCCCGGTGCCAAGCCAATAGCTTTGAAGCTGGTAGCCGATCGCGGCACCGGCAGGCTCCTGGGGCTGCAGGCGGTCGGTGAAGGGGCCGTCGACAAGAGGGTCGACGCGGCGGCCACCGCCATCACCTTCAGGGCCACGGCGGAACAGATCTCGCAGCTCGATCTGGCCTACGCTCCACCGTACTCCGCCGCGATGGACAACCTCATCGTTGCCGCCGATATCCTGAAGAACAAGATAAGCGGGGAGGCCCGCGGCATCTCCCCGATGGAAGTAAAGCGAAAGCTCGACGAGGGGGAGGACTTCGTCCTGCTCGATGTACGCTCTCCGGCGGAACACGCTGAGGTCGCCATAGAGGGTGCGAAGCTCATCCCGCTCGGCATGCTGCGCGAGAAGCTCGACACGCTCCCAAAAGACAAGGAGATCGTCACCTTCTGCAAGATCAGTCTGAGGGGGTACGAGGCGCAGAAAATACTCGACGCAGCAGGGTTTCCGAGGACGTCCTTCATGGATGGCGGGATCCTTACCTGGCCTTACCAGCTCATACGGCCGCAGGGGTAG
- a CDS encoding DUF134 domain-containing protein, translating into MPRPRKARICSCRHKDGCGTVFKPAGVQMADLEVIRLGHDELEALHLCDGEGKTQEEAGLSMGVSRGTVQRLVASARKKVALALVGEKALAVVECDTKSLPGDGAPSDAEGRE; encoded by the coding sequence ATGCCGCGGCCGCGCAAGGCGAGGATCTGCAGTTGCCGCCACAAGGATGGGTGCGGAACGGTGTTCAAGCCCGCAGGGGTTCAGATGGCGGACCTGGAGGTAATACGGCTCGGGCATGATGAGCTCGAGGCGCTGCACCTTTGTGATGGTGAGGGGAAGACCCAGGAGGAAGCGGGTCTCTCCATGGGGGTCTCGCGCGGCACGGTCCAGAGGCTGGTGGCGAGCGCCCGAAAGAAGGTTGCGTTGGCTCTCGTGGGGGAGAAGGCGCTGGCTGTGGTTGAATGTGACACCAAATCCCTTCCGGGAGACGGAGCGCCGTCCGACGCTGAAGGAAGAGAGTGA
- a CDS encoding NifB/NifX family molybdenum-iron cluster-binding protein yields MMRVCFPVAEDNGMESEIFGHFGSAPVFLVVDLATSDVAAIQNANRIHDHGGCNPIAALGGERVDGVVVGGIGLGALQKLHAAGMRVYQAKEATVGGNVPLLKASTLPEFEPGQTCRGGHGHGHGHGSGCSH; encoded by the coding sequence ATGATGCGAGTCTGTTTTCCTGTAGCAGAAGACAACGGGATGGAGAGCGAGATCTTCGGGCACTTCGGATCGGCGCCGGTATTTCTCGTCGTCGATCTGGCAACGAGCGATGTGGCTGCCATTCAGAACGCCAACCGCATTCACGATCATGGCGGCTGCAATCCGATTGCCGCACTCGGTGGTGAGCGCGTCGACGGAGTCGTCGTCGGCGGCATCGGGCTCGGTGCTCTGCAGAAGCTGCATGCGGCCGGGATGCGGGTTTACCAGGCGAAGGAGGCGACCGTCGGCGGTAATGTACCGCTCTTGAAGGCGAGCACCCTCCCCGAGTTCGAGCCCGGACAAACCTGTCGTGGCGGGCATGGTCATGGACACGGCCATGGCTCAGGGTGCTCACACTGA
- the chrA gene encoding chromate efflux transporter: MKFCEQDLPVTETKEKAEGGRELFWEFLKLGCTAFGGPAIIAHVRELAVVRKKWVDAATFKDGVVLSQSIPGATAMQVAAYVGLKAQGVRGAALAYLGLGLPAFFLMLLLSRFYAASRSITEVVSLFGGLQVIVVSIVAHAACTFGKDIVKSVKGVAIALLCAGLLYLKINAAAVIGASALVGMVIFRATPATSPVPEAGDSTVRKRVVISAACVGVGLAALWFAHPRLFTLSARMLEINFLAFGGGLSALPLMHHEFVSRGWLESKAFIDGIALGQVTPGPISITGTFIGYLLFGVAGAVAATLATFSPSFILLILSEPYFARLKSSQLFACASRGIMACFVGLLFYVTYQFSLEIPWDAKRGILALVAFCALLRKVDLLLVVFAGAAFSLALL, encoded by the coding sequence ATGAAGTTTTGCGAGCAGGATCTCCCAGTGACGGAGACTAAGGAAAAGGCAGAGGGGGGACGCGAGCTCTTCTGGGAGTTCCTGAAGCTCGGGTGCACCGCCTTTGGAGGGCCGGCGATCATCGCCCACGTTCGGGAACTCGCAGTGGTGAGGAAAAAGTGGGTAGATGCTGCCACCTTCAAGGACGGTGTCGTACTTTCCCAATCCATTCCCGGCGCCACCGCGATGCAGGTCGCTGCCTATGTGGGGCTCAAGGCGCAGGGCGTAAGGGGGGCGGCGCTCGCCTACCTCGGCCTCGGCCTCCCCGCCTTTTTTCTCATGCTCCTCCTCTCCCGTTTCTACGCCGCATCCCGTTCGATCACGGAGGTGGTCTCCCTCTTCGGCGGTCTCCAGGTCATCGTGGTGTCGATCGTCGCGCACGCGGCGTGCACCTTCGGGAAGGACATCGTGAAAAGCGTGAAGGGTGTCGCGATCGCCCTTCTTTGCGCCGGGCTTCTCTACCTGAAGATTAATGCCGCTGCGGTAATCGGCGCCAGCGCCCTGGTAGGCATGGTCATTTTCCGTGCCACCCCCGCCACCTCTCCCGTACCGGAAGCCGGTGACAGTACGGTGAGAAAGCGTGTGGTGATCTCTGCTGCGTGCGTTGGTGTGGGCTTGGCCGCTCTCTGGTTCGCGCACCCGCGGCTTTTCACCCTTTCGGCCCGGATGTTGGAGATCAATTTCCTCGCTTTTGGGGGCGGTCTCTCAGCCCTTCCCCTCATGCATCACGAGTTCGTCTCCCGAGGCTGGCTCGAGAGCAAGGCGTTCATCGACGGCATCGCACTGGGGCAGGTGACGCCGGGGCCGATCAGCATTACCGGGACCTTCATCGGCTACCTCCTCTTCGGTGTTGCCGGCGCGGTAGCTGCGACCTTGGCAACCTTTTCTCCCTCCTTTATCCTCCTGATACTCTCGGAGCCGTACTTTGCCCGCCTGAAGTCTTCACAACTCTTTGCCTGCGCCTCCAGGGGGATCATGGCGTGCTTCGTAGGCCTCCTCTTTTACGTGACGTACCAGTTCTCTCTGGAGATCCCGTGGGACGCGAAGAGAGGAATCCTCGCGCTTGTCGCCTTCTGCGCGCTGCTGCGCAAGGTCGATCTTCTCCTCGTCGTTTTCGCGGGGGCGGCTTTCTCGCTGGCGCTCCTGTAA
- a CDS encoding diguanylate cyclase domain-containing protein, with the protein MQKLLIVDDTQTNIEILRGILHHDYKIYSANCGADALQIANREAPDLILLDVMMPEMDGYEVCQELKRSAKTKDVPVIFVSAMSTEADQAKGLECGAIDYMLKPVSTPIVKARVRNHLELKRSRDLLQQLAAELSRKNQDLQKLAIEDGLTRLANRRHFNEVLEMEVRRACHTGQCLSLILCDVDFFKRYNDAYGHLAGDRCLKVVANTMRTVFRRAGDLVARFGGEEFAVILADTPPHAASLLAEKLREEMMRIHVPHQTSQVADCVTISLGVVGAPVTRSSTVSWFIEAADRALYVSKQAGRNRVSVWPCGAEDFVDRGCEIN; encoded by the coding sequence ATGCAAAAGCTTTTGATCGTGGACGACACGCAGACAAACATAGAGATTCTGCGCGGGATACTGCACCACGATTACAAGATCTACTCGGCCAACTGCGGTGCTGATGCACTGCAGATCGCGAACCGTGAGGCGCCCGACCTGATTCTTCTCGACGTGATGATGCCGGAGATGGACGGCTACGAGGTTTGCCAGGAACTGAAGAGGAGCGCAAAGACAAAGGATGTGCCGGTAATCTTCGTCAGCGCCATGAGTACAGAGGCGGACCAGGCGAAGGGGCTGGAATGCGGCGCCATAGACTACATGCTGAAGCCCGTCAGCACGCCGATTGTGAAGGCGCGCGTCAGGAACCACCTCGAATTGAAACGCAGCCGCGATCTCCTGCAGCAATTGGCCGCGGAGCTCAGCAGGAAAAACCAGGATCTGCAAAAGCTCGCCATCGAGGATGGTCTCACTCGCCTTGCCAACCGCAGGCACTTCAACGAGGTGCTGGAGATGGAGGTGCGGCGTGCCTGCCATACCGGGCAATGCCTGTCGCTCATTCTGTGCGACGTTGACTTCTTCAAGCGCTACAACGACGCGTACGGCCATCTTGCCGGTGACCGCTGCCTGAAGGTGGTGGCAAACACCATGCGCACCGTCTTCAGGCGTGCCGGTGACCTGGTGGCGCGCTTCGGGGGAGAGGAGTTTGCGGTCATACTGGCCGATACCCCGCCTCATGCCGCCTCGCTCCTGGCGGAAAAGCTGCGCGAGGAGATGATGAGGATCCACGTGCCGCACCAGACCTCGCAGGTCGCTGACTGCGTCACCATCAGTCTGGGGGTCGTGGGGGCACCGGTGACGAGGTCGAGCACGGTCTCCTGGTTTATCGAGGCGGCGGACCGGGCTCTGTATGTATCGAAGCAGGCCGGTCGCAACCGCGTCAGCGTATGGCCCTGCGGCGCCGAAGATTTCGTTGACAGGGGCTGTGAAATCAACTAG